The genomic stretch GCTATCCGAGGACGAACAGCGAATCCTCAGCGAGATCGAGCAGCAGCTCTACCAGTCCGACCCCGCGCTCGCCCGTGACATCGCCGACACCACCGTCTACACCCACGCCTACCGCAACCTGAAGTGGTCGTTCCTCGGGTTCGTCGTCGGCCTGGTCGGGATGATCCTGGCGCTCGGGACGCACTTCCTGTTGTCGTTCGCAGGGTTCGTCGTGATGCTCGTCTCGGCCCTGGCCGCCGAGCGCAACGCCCGTCGCCTGGGCAAGGCCGGGATGCAGCAGATGACCCAGTCGATGAAGGCCGCCGGTCTGCGCGACGCGCTGGGCAACACCAGCTCGCGTCTCAAGGACCGGATGAAGCGCGACGACGAGTAGCCACGGCCGCGGGGTGACGGGCGTGGTGCCCGTCGCCGATCGCGTCGACCCACCCCCGGGCGGGACCGCTCGTCGACCGGGCGTGGTCCGTACGGCCTCACGGCGGCGGCGGTCCCCGTCCTGCTCGGTCAGTCGTGTGGCCGGTCGACCCGGTGACGGGTGTGGTCGCCGGACCTGCGCAGCGACCTCGGGTCGAGCGCGACCAGCAGGCGGCGCCACCACGGGACCCTCGCCACCACGGCGTCGATGAGCGCGTCGGCGTCGGCCCGCGCCCGGACGGCGGTGGCCGCATCGAGGCCGCCGGGCCCGTAGGCCGCCAGGTCGGCGGCGCCGGCCAGGTCGCGCACGGCCGACGCCTGTTCGGGGAGTGCCGCCCCGACGCGGGTCGCGACCTCGGCGTGGGTCTCGTCGGGCCGGGGCGCCAGCCGGAGGAGACCGAGGCGTTCACCGGCGTCGGACCACGCCACGGCCACCTCGGCGGGAGGCGACCCTGCTGCCGCCCGCCGGCGTCGGTGCCGGCGGCGGGTGCGGGTCCCGGTGACCAGGGCGCCGTAGCCGGCGGCTGCGACCGCCAGCAGGACGGCCCCCGCCGCCGCCGTGGTGATC from Acidimicrobiales bacterium encodes the following:
- a CDS encoding DUF3040 domain-containing protein, whose protein sequence is MPLSEDEQRILSEIEQQLYQSDPALARDIADTTVYTHAYRNLKWSFLGFVVGLVGMILALGTHFLLSFAGFVVMLVSALAAERNARRLGKAGMQQMTQSMKAAGLRDALGNTSSRLKDRMKRDDE